The nucleotide window ATAAAGCGCTTATTCCAGGCCGCAGCGGATAATGCCTCTGTTCGACCAATAGGTCCCGTCGCACGGCACCCCATACATTCCACCATCCATCCGTTGATGTCCACTTCACAGGATTTCGTGTGCGGGCTACCGCAGAACGGACATACGTCGAGATTGTTCATAACTCCTCCGTTGGTTTGTCATCAGTATATGAAAATACGGGACGAGGCGCTCGATCTCGATGACGGCGTTATCACTCCGTCAGCCCCTTTGAGGGGATGCGTTTCTGGATAAGTATCTGACCTCGCCGACTTACTAGCGAAGGCCATCAAGGTAGCTGGCCAGTTCGTTGATATGAACATACCGGCGACGGTCTCGAAGAATGGTTGGTATCGGGAAGACACCTTTGCTGATCTGGTTGTGAGCAGTTCTTGGGTTGATGCCGATTTCCTGTGCCGCAGCAGCGAGTGGAAGTAGCAACCCGCTGTGGCGGCTAGTCAGAAGGGCAAGGCTATCTTGGTGTTCAGTGGCGCGCAT belongs to Nitrosomonadales bacterium and includes:
- a CDS encoding Lar family restriction alleviation protein, yielding MNNLDVCPFCGSPHTKSCEVDINGWMVECMGCRATGPIGRTEALSAAAWNKRFMESQPVSTTSA